One part of the Candidatus Obscuribacterales bacterium genome encodes these proteins:
- a CDS encoding phosphatase PAP2 family protein produces the protein MDTPTPHPLFPAPWGLVLSLTALVSFIALGLVVAAYPTLPTWDAAFLMRLHRYATPELNRGVAIATNLGTYWGVMPASGVLIALALVRQRWLVAAYLTLVTGGSAILNLTTKLLWHRVRPDLWEGILPNADFSFPSGHATYSMTFVLALVLINWDSPRRPWLIGLGGLFVLAIGVSRVYLGVHFPSDILGGWLLAIAWTFGLHQAMFRWLPLERSHPSYPSPPLALHAKNDSSVGK, from the coding sequence ATGGATACCCCTACTCCCCACCCCCTGTTCCCCGCCCCTTGGGGCCTGGTACTCTCCCTCACTGCCCTCGTCTCCTTCATCGCCCTCGGCCTTGTAGTCGCTGCCTACCCCACCCTGCCTACATGGGATGCAGCTTTTTTGATGCGCCTGCACCGCTATGCCACGCCAGAGCTGAATCGAGGCGTGGCGATCGCCACCAATCTGGGCACCTACTGGGGAGTGATGCCCGCCAGTGGGGTGTTGATCGCCTTGGCGCTGGTACGGCAACGCTGGCTAGTGGCGGCCTATTTGACTCTCGTAACAGGGGGCAGTGCAATACTCAATCTCACCACCAAGCTGCTCTGGCATCGGGTGCGCCCTGACCTGTGGGAAGGCATTCTCCCTAATGCAGACTTCAGCTTTCCTAGTGGCCATGCCACCTACTCTATGACCTTTGTGCTGGCTCTGGTGCTGATTAATTGGGACAGCCCCCGACGGCCTTGGTTGATTGGGTTGGGGGGCTTGTTTGTCCTGGCCATTGGCGTTAGCCGAGTGTACTTGGGGGTACATTTCCCTAGCGATATTTTGGGAGGCTGGCTGCTGGCGATCGCCTGGACATTCGGCCTGCACCAGGCTATGTTTCGCTGGTTGCCCCTAGAGCGATCGCACCCCTCCTACCCCTCCCCTCCCCTCGCCCTCCACGCCAAAAATGACTCCAGCGTTGGAAAGTAG